The following proteins come from a genomic window of Paenibacillus sp. CAA11:
- a CDS encoding nitroreductase family protein — protein sequence MSKINDFREIALGRRSIKKYDPAVKISREEMTEILAEASRAPSSVNMQPWRFLVIESEEGKAKLAPLARFNQRQVETSAAVIAVFGDLNSFDYAETIYGEAVKQGFMPQDVKDTMLPKLAAYYGSLDPVVNKETVLIDSGLVSMQLMLAARAHGYDTNPIGGYEKDQIAEAFGLDKDRYVPVMLISIGKAAEEGYGSVRLPIDQIAEWK from the coding sequence ATGAGTAAAATCAATGATTTCAGAGAGATTGCCCTTGGGCGCAGATCTATTAAAAAGTATGATCCGGCGGTAAAGATTAGCCGTGAAGAAATGACAGAGATTCTTGCGGAGGCTTCGCGTGCCCCATCTTCGGTAAATATGCAGCCATGGCGCTTCTTGGTGATTGAAAGTGAAGAAGGCAAGGCGAAGCTGGCTCCGCTTGCCCGGTTCAACCAGCGCCAGGTGGAGACCTCGGCGGCGGTAATCGCTGTGTTCGGCGACTTGAACAGCTTTGATTACGCAGAGACGATTTACGGTGAGGCTGTTAAGCAAGGCTTTATGCCACAGGATGTGAAGGATACGATGCTTCCTAAATTGGCAGCTTACTATGGGAGCCTGGATCCAGTAGTGAATAAAGAGACCGTATTGATCGACAGCGGCCTTGTCTCCATGCAGCTGATGCTTGCGGCACGTGCACATGGCTACGATACGAATCCTATCGGCGGTTACGAGAAGGATCAAATCGCGGAAGCCTTTGGACTGGATAAGGACCGTTATGTACCGGTGATGCTGATCAGCATCGGCAAGGCGGCTGAAGAGGGATACGGTTCCGTTCGTCTTCCGATTGACCAGATTGCCGAGTGGAAATAA
- a CDS encoding amino acid permease, whose protein sequence is MDTPNESSLRKKLRPRHISFMAMGGVIGTGIFKGSAETIGLAGPGVVISYVFAGLLLLVVMGAMAEMATVYTNRNIKDFIREAFGKHVSFITGWLYCFMWLSVCVIEIITAGSFLQYWFPEVPLWGLSLACAALIILINMMSVGSFGEAEFWLAGIKIAMIVIFIVLGACIMFGIIPTSDTPYFRNFTEHGGFLPNGWSTVVSALLVVTFSYGGSELIGLTLTETENAEKVLPKVVRSFILRVVLFYTLPILVICGLIPWNQLSGQESPFVQVLSATGLAGAAHVINFILVTAVLSAANSGIYGATRMLYSMAAAGEAPKVLAKTSSRGTPTYTLVLCAGILVAGALLGFFAQDQLFRILMAVPGFVVVLVWLCICLSQLKLRGRYPVKPSFRLWGFPYITGLTVLFLAIIALLFMLDEQNRISISVCVGVVVLLIISSLFKFRPNRHAEQQ, encoded by the coding sequence ATGGATACACCAAATGAATCATCACTTCGAAAAAAGCTTCGGCCAAGGCATATCAGCTTTATGGCCATGGGGGGCGTTATAGGCACAGGGATCTTTAAGGGCAGCGCAGAGACTATCGGCTTGGCCGGACCGGGAGTTGTAATCTCCTATGTCTTTGCCGGATTGCTCTTATTGGTAGTCATGGGGGCTATGGCTGAGATGGCCACCGTATATACCAATAGGAACATTAAAGATTTTATCCGCGAAGCCTTCGGCAAGCACGTCTCATTTATTACCGGATGGCTGTACTGCTTCATGTGGCTGTCTGTATGCGTCATTGAGATTATTACCGCAGGCAGCTTCCTGCAATACTGGTTCCCCGAGGTGCCGCTATGGGGGCTGAGCTTGGCCTGCGCAGCGCTCATCATTCTAATTAATATGATGAGCGTAGGCAGCTTCGGTGAAGCGGAATTTTGGCTGGCCGGTATTAAGATCGCGATGATTGTTATTTTTATAGTGCTTGGGGCTTGTATTATGTTCGGGATTATCCCTACTTCGGATACGCCGTACTTCCGCAACTTCACAGAGCATGGCGGATTTTTGCCGAACGGCTGGTCGACCGTCGTCTCGGCACTGCTCGTCGTAACCTTCTCCTACGGGGGGTCAGAGCTGATTGGGCTTACGCTCACCGAGACGGAGAATGCGGAGAAGGTGCTCCCCAAGGTGGTTCGCAGCTTCATTCTGAGAGTTGTCTTATTCTATACGCTTCCAATTCTTGTTATCTGCGGATTAATTCCATGGAATCAGCTGAGCGGCCAGGAGAGTCCTTTTGTGCAGGTGCTCTCAGCAACGGGGCTTGCGGGCGCGGCTCATGTCATTAATTTTATTCTGGTTACTGCGGTGCTGTCCGCTGCGAATTCGGGTATATATGGCGCGACTAGAATGCTGTATTCTATGGCGGCTGCTGGAGAGGCGCCCAAGGTTTTGGCGAAGACTTCAAGCCGCGGGACGCCAACCTATACGCTTGTATTATGCGCTGGGATTCTTGTAGCCGGAGCTCTGCTGGGGTTCTTTGCGCAGGATCAGCTCTTTCGCATCCTGATGGCCGTACCAGGCTTTGTGGTTGTGCTTGTATGGCTGTGTATCTGCTTGTCACAGCTGAAGCTGCGAGGCAGATATCCGGTCAAGCCTAGCTTCAGGCTCTGGGGCTTTCCTTATATCACGGGACTGACAGTGCTTTTCCTAGCGATTATTGCGCTGTTGTTCATGCTTGATGAACAGAACCGGATCAGCATTTCAGTTTGTGTTGGGGTTGTGGTTCTACTGATTATAAGCTCTCTGTTTAAATTCCGACCAAACAGGCATGCAGAACAGCAATAA
- a CDS encoding putative quinol monooxygenase, whose product MIIIHAGFQLQADQEQAFLKEIAPLIQASRQEAGNISYQLFKSVDQELAYTMVEVWKDQAAVASHNASEHFTAFTAKAGQFLAAPLDIKAFNGEPLQG is encoded by the coding sequence ATGATTATTATTCACGCAGGATTTCAACTTCAAGCCGATCAAGAACAAGCTTTTCTGAAGGAAATTGCTCCATTGATCCAAGCGTCTCGGCAGGAGGCTGGCAATATCTCATACCAGCTGTTCAAGAGTGTAGATCAAGAGCTTGCCTACACAATGGTTGAGGTTTGGAAGGACCAAGCTGCGGTGGCAAGCCATAATGCCAGCGAGCATTTTACAGCATTCACAGCGAAGGCGGGCCAGTTTTTGGCAGCACCGCTTGACATCAAGGCTTTTAACGGTGAACCGCTGCAAGGTTAA
- a CDS encoding MFS transporter, whose protein sequence is MSNHSAFTVIRRRKGYAGLFLAGIINGIGDRFSQVAMLSLLLNLTGSGMAVGLTMGLRIVPYLLLAPVGGMLASKLSRKAIMVAADLLRVPFALSFLLVRSAEDVWIVYAASMALAAGEALYAPVRKSAVPLLVKLEELLAVNGLEQALTGCVLVIGAVTGGAVSLWLGSSWAFILNALSFLTTAGVIYRINFTPLNKEEGTKGQADAKQMKTQDSNRASYTSLGALIAGSLVVQIALGFELLVPLFNGLENVLISVYAIQVFGAGDLGVGLMYGAIGTGLILSMFAGRFIDKGRKAVIWGAMGCLMLEGILMILMSAAPALWTACGIYLVLTFAGGVGNACLDTALMRELPEQRQGPMFGLLAALGGALMGLSMLGAGVLLEWFDPRTVGRLGGLGYAASALLLALYWFVGRGHARRKEREEKPLPSSPTR, encoded by the coding sequence ATGTCAAACCATTCGGCATTTACGGTGATTCGCAGGAGAAAGGGATATGCCGGCTTATTTCTTGCAGGAATCATTAACGGGATAGGGGACCGGTTTAGCCAAGTGGCTATGCTGTCCCTGCTGCTTAACCTTACCGGCTCCGGGATGGCGGTTGGCTTGACGATGGGCCTCCGCATTGTACCGTATTTGCTGCTTGCGCCCGTTGGGGGAATGCTTGCATCCAAGCTATCGCGCAAGGCGATTATGGTGGCGGCTGACCTGCTGCGCGTCCCTTTTGCACTGTCCTTTCTGCTTGTCCGCTCGGCCGAAGATGTGTGGATTGTCTATGCAGCCAGCATGGCCTTGGCAGCGGGGGAGGCTCTTTATGCTCCTGTTCGCAAATCGGCGGTACCGCTGCTGGTCAAGCTCGAAGAGCTGCTGGCCGTGAACGGCTTAGAGCAGGCTTTGACAGGCTGTGTGCTTGTCATTGGCGCCGTGACCGGCGGAGCGGTCTCACTGTGGCTTGGCTCCAGTTGGGCATTTATTCTAAATGCCTTGTCCTTTCTAACGACGGCTGGCGTTATTTATCGGATTAACTTCACTCCTCTTAACAAGGAAGAGGGGACGAAGGGACAAGCGGACGCTAAGCAGATGAAGACGCAGGACTCAAACCGTGCTTCATACACAAGCTTGGGTGCACTGATCGCCGGCAGCCTTGTGGTGCAAATTGCGCTGGGATTTGAGCTGCTTGTCCCGCTTTTCAATGGCCTGGAGAATGTGCTGATCAGCGTTTATGCCATTCAGGTATTTGGCGCAGGCGATCTGGGGGTGGGGCTGATGTATGGAGCCATCGGTACAGGCCTAATATTAAGCATGTTTGCAGGAAGATTTATAGATAAGGGCAGGAAGGCGGTCATCTGGGGAGCCATGGGCTGCCTTATGCTTGAGGGGATTCTGATGATACTCATGAGTGCGGCACCCGCCTTGTGGACCGCATGCGGCATATATTTGGTGCTTACCTTTGCCGGAGGGGTTGGTAATGCCTGTCTGGACACCGCGCTGATGCGTGAGCTGCCTGAGCAGCGGCAGGGTCCGATGTTTGGGCTGTTGGCCGCTTTGGGAGGCGCACTAATGGGCTTGTCCATGCTGGGTGCGGGAGTTCTGCTGGAATGGTTCGATCCTAGAACCGTAGGAAGGTTAGGCGGCCTTGGATATGCAGCAAGTGCCTTGCTGCTGGCGCTCTATTGGTTCGTGGGGAGGGGACATGCCCGGAGAAAAGAGAGGGAGGAGAAGCCCCTTCCCAGTTCACCAACACGCTGA
- a CDS encoding RNA ligase family protein, with translation MLMKYPKTMHLPWSRSYTDDDKILRDVKAFEGKEVVVTEKMDGENTTMYLDYIHARSIDSKDHLSRHVVKTIHAGIKYRIPEGFRLCGENVYAKHSIRYEQLPSYFMLFSIWDDRNVCLSWGDTEALAEELGLPTVPVLYRGPWDETLIRQECYTGKSVCGGEQEGYVVRLADAFPYDEFKQSLAKFVRKNHVQTDEHWLSKPVEPNGLAK, from the coding sequence ATGTTAATGAAATACCCTAAGACCATGCATCTTCCCTGGTCCAGAAGCTATACGGACGATGATAAGATCCTAAGGGATGTGAAGGCGTTCGAGGGCAAAGAGGTGGTAGTCACCGAGAAAATGGACGGGGAAAATACAACCATGTACCTAGACTATATCCATGCGAGATCCATCGACAGTAAGGATCATTTGTCCAGACATGTGGTGAAGACGATTCACGCCGGGATCAAGTACAGGATACCTGAAGGCTTCCGGCTCTGCGGGGAGAATGTATATGCCAAGCACTCGATCAGGTACGAGCAGCTGCCAAGTTATTTCATGTTATTCTCGATTTGGGATGATCGCAATGTATGCTTATCCTGGGGGGATACCGAAGCGCTTGCGGAGGAGCTAGGCCTTCCAACAGTCCCAGTGTTATATAGAGGGCCGTGGGATGAGACGCTTATTCGGCAGGAGTGCTATACTGGTAAATCGGTATGTGGCGGTGAGCAGGAAGGATATGTAGTCCGGCTGGCAGATGCATTTCCGTATGATGAGTTCAAGCAGAGTCTCGCCAAGTTTGTACGTAAGAACCATGTGCAGACGGATGAGCACTGGCTGAGCAAGCCGGTTGAACCAAATGGGTTAGCGAAGTAG
- a CDS encoding AAA family ATPase — MNKIMMLSGIPGSGKTHYAKQLAKEARAVIVSTDAIRGELFGSELKQKDTYAVYDHAFQQIAKAAQAGRNVVFDATNTERSRRLQFLKRFSAFPVECHVLDAPYELAAERISQRKRKIPERILLKYARGFEFPVQGEGFEAIHIAHNNQKLLLARQQLEELLSRQPGHDQLFAALAGVGYFRDMVGFDQENPYHSKSLSEHTFAVLDYINTFYEGEHLLELQLAALFHDAGKPLSKVWKASRGYYSYYGHEHVSAIIACHVLKELEYDNDFILHVVNLVSMHMEILHGKDAGASRIYHLLGPEMLSELYFFAEADSYAK; from the coding sequence GTGAACAAGATTATGATGCTGTCAGGCATCCCGGGCAGCGGCAAGACGCACTATGCCAAGCAGCTGGCTAAGGAAGCACGGGCCGTTATTGTCTCTACCGATGCTATTCGTGGCGAGCTGTTTGGCAGCGAACTGAAGCAGAAGGATACTTATGCGGTATATGACCATGCATTTCAGCAAATTGCCAAGGCGGCTCAAGCGGGAAGAAATGTGGTGTTCGATGCGACCAATACGGAACGCAGCCGTAGACTTCAATTTTTGAAGAGGTTTAGCGCGTTTCCGGTAGAATGTCATGTGCTTGACGCCCCCTATGAGCTTGCGGCAGAGCGAATTTCGCAGCGGAAGCGGAAGATTCCAGAGCGTATCCTGCTGAAATATGCGCGGGGATTCGAGTTTCCAGTGCAGGGCGAAGGCTTCGAAGCCATTCACATTGCCCATAATAACCAGAAGCTCTTGCTTGCTAGGCAACAGCTGGAGGAACTGCTGTCCAGGCAGCCGGGACATGATCAGCTCTTTGCGGCACTGGCCGGCGTGGGTTATTTCCGCGATATGGTCGGCTTTGATCAGGAGAATCCCTATCACTCCAAGAGCTTGTCTGAGCATACCTTTGCAGTGCTGGACTATATCAACACCTTCTATGAAGGGGAGCATTTGCTGGAGCTGCAGCTGGCCGCCCTGTTCCATGATGCAGGCAAGCCGCTTAGCAAGGTGTGGAAGGCGAGCCGGGGATACTACTCGTACTATGGTCATGAGCATGTGTCGGCCATCATTGCCTGCCATGTGCTCAAGGAGCTTGAGTATGACAATGACTTCATTCTTCATGTAGTGAACCTGGTAAGCATGCATATGGAAATTCTGCACGGCAAAGATGCAGGGGCCTCCAGAATTTATCATCTGCTCGGGCCTGAGATGCTCTCAGAGCTGTATTTTTTCGCCGAAGCGGATTCGTATGCTAAATAA
- a CDS encoding suppressor of fused domain protein, protein MSEEAGTAGWDAIDTALQKIYGDQEPKHYGTMISYMLGGPDPLDGISVYEVNDPVPHWHFVTYGFSELYDKESDNAEYSGYGFELTLRLSRPAGEEEPPGWALNLLQNMGRYVFNSGNIFNSGDYLDANGPICLGSPTKLTALAFTDDPFLPQIDTPNGKVEFLQMVGITGDELEAMQIWNTSGVLAACKAQMPLYITDLMRDSVLEQESVAESVRLGSESEGSSTGFLAVDQLAAERIKKGFFKGSADEITLGAKQAGIIGKLITGRITKGRSLSLVGKGVQVIFDPADQPGFEREESGIRIKLNDAAVTELARHLKPVAGTFELSAIKGLSFQIIPTQIRDQEGNVVETIG, encoded by the coding sequence ATGAGTGAAGAAGCTGGAACTGCGGGCTGGGATGCAATAGATACGGCCCTTCAGAAGATATACGGCGATCAGGAGCCGAAGCATTACGGAACGATGATTTCCTATATGCTCGGGGGACCTGATCCATTGGATGGAATTAGTGTATACGAGGTGAACGACCCGGTCCCCCATTGGCATTTTGTGACCTATGGCTTCTCCGAGCTATATGATAAAGAATCTGACAATGCCGAATACAGTGGATACGGCTTTGAACTTACGCTGCGCCTGAGCCGGCCAGCTGGCGAAGAGGAGCCGCCGGGCTGGGCGCTGAATTTGCTGCAGAACATGGGGCGGTATGTGTTTAATAGCGGCAACATCTTCAACAGCGGAGACTATCTGGATGCCAACGGCCCTATTTGTTTGGGTTCTCCTACCAAGCTAACAGCATTGGCATTTACGGACGATCCCTTCCTACCACAGATCGATACTCCTAACGGGAAAGTAGAGTTTCTGCAGATGGTGGGCATTACCGGGGATGAGCTTGAAGCGATGCAAATCTGGAATACTAGCGGTGTTCTTGCTGCCTGCAAGGCGCAAATGCCTCTATACATCACCGATTTGATGCGTGACTCTGTTCTTGAGCAGGAATCGGTAGCGGAAAGTGTACGCCTCGGCAGCGAGAGTGAAGGTTCGAGCACAGGCTTCCTGGCTGTAGATCAGCTGGCGGCAGAGCGGATCAAGAAAGGGTTCTTCAAAGGATCAGCTGATGAGATCACGCTGGGCGCCAAGCAAGCAGGCATCATTGGCAAGCTGATCACAGGCCGCATCACGAAGGGAAGATCCCTCTCCCTTGTGGGTAAAGGCGTTCAGGTCATTTTTGACCCCGCAGATCAACCCGGCTTTGAGCGGGAAGAAAGCGGCATCAGAATCAAGCTGAATGATGCCGCTGTCACAGAGCTTGCCCGGCATCTCAAGCCGGTCGCGGGGACGTTCGAGCTCAGCGCGATTAAAGGGCTTAGCTTCCAGATCATCCCTACCCAGATCAGGGACCAGGAAGGCAATGTCGTAGAAACGATCGGTTAG
- a CDS encoding VanZ family protein has product MLQSYLFPISYAFLTFPIAALFFTLPFLIVQYRKYGYVNKFRAFILYLMLLYLMNVYYLVMLPLPASRHNMPLHGGALQLLPFNFIQDIMRETSVIPSQPSTYLHLIKERAFLQVVFNMMLTVPFGMFLRYYFRTGWLRCIILSFALSLSFEVTQLTGIYGIYDHPYRVFDVDDLMSNTLGGIIGFLLAEWFSGLLPRVESLDHDVDVAAKRVSYTRRGVAFLFDFAGWMIVLVFCLITKVPLAFWVSSGVYFMLIPYLTQGRTLGKWLVRIQLVGEDEDKRIPLSALFIRYGLLYWLVFGLNRLLLDAMQVLPIIGKIPFGLGVLIMDIWFFLYLVRQIFKKEPLLFYEKISKTRHRIFWRQSPASTQELKQGQE; this is encoded by the coding sequence TTGCTTCAGTCTTATCTCTTTCCTATTTCTTATGCGTTCCTGACTTTTCCGATTGCAGCCCTATTCTTCACGCTGCCATTCCTGATTGTGCAGTACCGCAAATATGGCTATGTAAATAAGTTCAGGGCGTTCATTCTGTACTTGATGCTGCTCTATTTGATGAACGTTTATTATCTGGTCATGCTTCCCCTGCCGGCATCGCGACACAATATGCCGCTGCACGGCGGAGCACTGCAGCTTCTGCCGTTCAACTTTATTCAGGATATTATGAGAGAAACGTCCGTAATTCCAAGCCAGCCTTCAACCTATCTGCATCTGATCAAAGAACGAGCCTTCCTCCAGGTCGTCTTTAATATGATGCTGACCGTGCCGTTCGGTATGTTTCTGCGTTATTATTTCCGCACCGGCTGGCTGCGCTGTATTATCTTGTCCTTTGCTCTGTCCTTGTCCTTCGAAGTGACCCAGCTGACAGGGATTTATGGCATCTATGACCATCCTTACCGCGTCTTTGATGTGGACGATCTGATGTCCAATACGCTGGGGGGCATCATAGGCTTCCTGCTGGCCGAATGGTTCTCCGGGCTTCTTCCTAGAGTTGAGTCCCTGGACCACGATGTAGACGTTGCCGCCAAGCGGGTATCCTATACCCGCAGAGGCGTGGCTTTTCTCTTTGACTTTGCCGGCTGGATGATTGTGCTGGTATTCTGCCTGATTACCAAAGTCCCCTTGGCCTTCTGGGTATCCAGCGGAGTTTACTTCATGCTGATTCCCTATCTTACCCAAGGACGGACACTCGGTAAATGGCTTGTCCGCATCCAGCTTGTGGGAGAGGACGAGGATAAGCGTATCCCGCTGTCCGCTCTGTTCATTCGCTACGGGCTGCTGTACTGGCTTGTCTTCGGGTTAAACCGGCTTCTGCTGGATGCCATGCAGGTTCTCCCTATAATCGGGAAAATTCCATTCGGCCTGGGTGTGTTGATCATGGACATTTGGTTCTTCCTCTATCTGGTCAGACAAATCTTCAAGAAAGAACCTCTACTATTCTACGAGAAGATCAGTAAGACAAGGCACAGAATTTTCTGGAGACAGAGCCCGGCTTCTACTCAGGAATTGAAGCAGGGCCAAGAATAG
- a CDS encoding response regulator transcription factor: MAKILIVDDDPHIRELVAVFLKAEGFAEVYSASDGLEALRLLEDIRMDLVIMDIMMPHMDGWELCRELRSSYDFPILMLTAKGETSQIVKGFDLGTDDYLVKPFEPQVLIVRVKALLKRYQISAAQSVTIGRLEMNRGTYVVHTEEEEMTLPLKEFELLFKLGSYPGQTLARDRLIDEIWGYDFEGNERTLDVHINRLRERFSADKHGFAIRTIRGLGYRLEVQE; the protein is encoded by the coding sequence ATGGCGAAGATACTCATCGTGGACGACGATCCGCACATTCGCGAATTGGTGGCAGTGTTCTTGAAGGCTGAAGGCTTTGCAGAGGTGTACAGCGCCTCTGATGGCCTTGAAGCTCTCCGCCTGTTGGAGGACATTCGCATGGACCTGGTAATTATGGATATAATGATGCCTCACATGGATGGATGGGAGCTCTGCAGGGAGCTTCGAAGCAGCTATGACTTTCCGATTCTGATGCTCACAGCCAAAGGGGAGACTTCGCAGATTGTTAAGGGCTTTGATCTGGGCACCGATGATTATCTGGTGAAGCCGTTTGAGCCGCAGGTGCTTATTGTGCGGGTAAAGGCCTTGCTGAAGAGATATCAAATCTCAGCCGCCCAGAGTGTAACGATTGGAAGGCTGGAGATGAATCGAGGGACCTATGTGGTGCATACGGAGGAAGAGGAGATGACCCTTCCGCTTAAAGAATTCGAGCTGCTGTTCAAGCTTGGCAGCTACCCGGGCCAGACTTTGGCCCGGGATCGCCTCATTGATGAGATCTGGGGCTATGACTTTGAAGGGAATGAGCGTACCCTTGATGTCCATATCAATCGCCTCCGGGAGCGCTTCTCCGCAGATAAGCATGGTTTTGCGATCCGCACCATCAGAGGGCTAGGGTACCGTCTGGAGGTACAGGAATGA
- a CDS encoding MarR family winged helix-turn-helix transcriptional regulator produces the protein MEGSPILDQLLSINKQIAAKFERCAGISPSRLQILHLLYLVEEMSQASLQKEIGIDGAAVTRHLKQLEADGTVTRRTNPEDNRITLVKLTEFGRSNIARYKQEKEQFVSRMLEGFNDAELQMLSGLMQRLNYNLSQV, from the coding sequence TTGGAAGGCAGTCCGATTCTTGACCAGCTTCTTAGTATCAACAAGCAGATTGCCGCCAAGTTTGAAAGATGCGCGGGCATCAGCCCGTCCAGACTGCAAATCCTCCACCTTCTGTATCTGGTGGAAGAGATGAGTCAGGCTTCCTTGCAGAAGGAGATTGGCATTGACGGCGCTGCGGTAACACGTCATTTAAAGCAGCTTGAGGCTGACGGAACTGTTACACGCCGAACCAATCCGGAGGATAACCGAATTACCCTCGTTAAGTTAACGGAGTTTGGGCGCTCGAATATTGCCCGCTACAAGCAGGAGAAGGAACAGTTTGTATCCCGGATGCTCGAGGGCTTCAACGATGCTGAGCTGCAGATGCTTTCCGGGTTGATGCAGAGGCTGAACTACAATTTGAGCCAGGTTTAA
- a CDS encoding ABC transporter ATP-binding protein has protein sequence MSQSTVSTPNSAVRPFLKLLKETRPSYAMLTTALVLSVISTLVSLVIPLFTKNLVDGFALSSVSRMQIVGIAAAFIAQTIAGGIAIYLLNYVGQKMVAGLRDRLWRKLLVLPVSYYNDNRTGESVSRMTNDTGIIKSLISEHLASLFTGIISIVGSIAVLFYLNWKMTLILFTVLPLSALILVPLGKKMYKISLGMQDETASFTAKLSDVLSEIRLVKASGAERQEYEAGGRGIQNLFTYGIREGKVNALISPLVSFVFMMLLVIIIGYGGMQVSSGALTAGELVAFLLYLIQVVMPFTQLTTFFTQIQKAKGASERIIETLSIEEEVYEGEREATGAEGVISLEDVSFGYKDGDRVLKDISFRMQPGQVTAIVGPSGGGKTTLFSLLERFYEPESGVIRLGEQPVKDFSLRSWRSLIGYVSQESPLLAGTIRENLTYGLAREFSEQELREAAAMAYADKFISELPEGFDTDVGERGVKLSGGQRQRIAIARALLRDPKVLMLDEATASLDSQSEAVVQKALSNLMNGRTTIVIAHRLATVVNADQIIFMEKGTITGIGTHEELLARHGLYREYATQQLQLMASDALGQEDNLEEIINDGEDTHRGRRSAHSRIGGSVLEG, from the coding sequence ATGAGCCAATCAACTGTGAGCACGCCGAATTCGGCTGTACGGCCGTTTCTAAAGCTGCTTAAGGAGACCCGGCCCTCCTACGCAATGCTGACTACTGCTTTGGTCTTGAGCGTGATTTCTACGCTGGTGAGCCTGGTTATTCCTCTGTTTACTAAAAATTTAGTGGACGGCTTTGCCTTGTCTTCGGTCAGTCGGATGCAGATTGTAGGCATCGCAGCGGCCTTTATTGCCCAGACCATTGCTGGAGGCATAGCTATCTATTTGCTTAATTATGTCGGTCAGAAGATGGTTGCTGGTCTGCGGGACCGATTATGGCGGAAGCTCCTGGTGCTTCCCGTATCCTATTACAACGATAACCGCACCGGCGAGAGCGTCAGCCGTATGACCAATGATACAGGGATCATCAAGTCTCTGATCTCCGAACATCTGGCCAGCTTATTTACCGGGATTATCTCGATTGTGGGCTCCATTGCCGTGCTGTTCTATTTAAACTGGAAAATGACACTAATCCTATTCACTGTGCTGCCGCTCTCAGCGCTTATTCTTGTTCCCTTGGGAAAGAAGATGTACAAAATCTCCCTGGGGATGCAGGATGAGACGGCTTCTTTTACGGCGAAGCTGAGCGACGTGCTGTCCGAAATCCGGCTCGTTAAGGCCTCTGGTGCGGAGAGACAAGAATACGAGGCTGGCGGGCGTGGGATTCAGAACCTGTTCACCTACGGCATTCGCGAGGGCAAGGTTAATGCCTTGATCAGCCCGCTCGTCTCCTTCGTGTTCATGATGCTGTTGGTCATCATTATTGGCTATGGGGGCATGCAGGTATCTTCCGGCGCGCTAACCGCAGGGGAGCTCGTGGCTTTCTTGCTTTATTTGATTCAAGTGGTGATGCCGTTTACCCAGTTGACTACCTTTTTTACGCAAATTCAGAAGGCAAAGGGAGCGTCAGAGCGCATCATTGAAACCCTGTCTATTGAGGAAGAAGTGTACGAAGGGGAACGTGAGGCTACCGGAGCAGAAGGCGTGATCTCCTTGGAGGATGTCTCCTTCGGCTATAAGGATGGAGATCGGGTGCTTAAAGATATCAGTTTCCGAATGCAGCCGGGCCAGGTCACGGCGATCGTCGGACCCAGCGGCGGCGGCAAGACTACGCTCTTCTCGCTGCTGGAACGCTTCTATGAGCCGGAGTCGGGAGTCATTCGGCTGGGGGAACAGCCGGTTAAGGACTTCTCCTTACGCTCTTGGAGAAGCTTGATCGGTTATGTCTCCCAGGAGAGCCCGTTATTGGCCGGAACGATCCGGGAGAACCTGACTTACGGGCTTGCACGTGAGTTCAGCGAGCAGGAACTAAGAGAGGCAGCGGCTATGGCTTATGCCGATAAATTTATCAGTGAGCTGCCGGAAGGCTTTGACACGGACGTGGGAGAACGCGGGGTGAAGCTGTCCGGCGGGCAGCGTCAGCGGATTGCTATTGCGCGGGCTCTGTTGCGCGATCCTAAGGTTCTGATGCTCGATGAGGCCACTGCTAGCCTAGACAGCCAATCGGAGGCTGTCGTTCAGAAGGCGCTCTCTAACCTGATGAACGGCCGAACGACAATTGTCATTGCACACCGCCTCGCTACGGTGGTCAATGCCGATCAGATTATTTTTATGGAAAAGGGGACGATCACCGGCATAGGCACGCATGAGGAACTGCTTGCGAGGCATGGTCTGTACCGGGAGTATGCAACCCAGCAGCTTCAGCTAATGGCTTCTGATGCGTTGGGGCAGGAAGATAACCTTGAGGAGATTATAAATGATGGCGAAGATACTCATCGTGGACGACGATCCGCACATTCGCGAATTGGTGGCAGTGTTCTTGAAGGCTGA